Proteins co-encoded in one Fimbriimonadia bacterium genomic window:
- a CDS encoding NAD(P)/FAD-dependent oxidoreductase, producing the protein MSKPEHVIVVGGGFSGLGVAYGLAERGVEVTLCEADLELGGLAGTFPVGEVRLEKFYHHWFTSDTVALEMVHRLGLGENLVRKPTFTGSWYSGRVHRLSTPLDLLRFSPLPLVDRLRLARLVLRARAAEDWRELEHITAREWLIRLGGERVYRVVWEPLLRGKFGAYADDIAAVWIWGKLRLRGGSRGRKRQEELLYLRGGFGRLAEAMAEHVVARGGEVRLDAPVTQVLVKSGRAEGVRLADSRELSADAVVLTLAPEQALALLPQVPERLSALLDGIPYLAAQCLVLELDRSLSEAYWLNVTDTEAPFVGVIEHTNFEPPDKYAGRHIVYLSKYLPAEHPDYLASEQAVTERYVEHLTRMFPSIREGWLLRTSLWRARYAQPVVLTDYGGRIPPRRTEVEGLWLCNMAQVYPEDRGTNYALKHGLECAEQMLRAQATQRVGEAIEVA; encoded by the coding sequence TTGAGCAAGCCTGAGCACGTCATCGTGGTGGGGGGTGGTTTCTCTGGCCTGGGCGTTGCGTACGGCTTGGCCGAGCGAGGCGTCGAAGTAACGTTGTGCGAGGCGGACCTCGAACTCGGCGGGCTCGCAGGCACCTTCCCCGTCGGCGAGGTGCGCCTCGAAAAGTTCTACCACCACTGGTTTACGTCCGACACCGTGGCACTGGAGATGGTCCACCGCCTGGGCCTAGGTGAGAACCTGGTTCGTAAACCCACGTTCACTGGCTCGTGGTACAGCGGCCGTGTGCACCGGCTGTCTACGCCTCTCGACCTGCTTCGCTTCAGCCCCCTGCCACTCGTCGATCGCCTGCGTCTCGCGCGCCTGGTCCTTAGGGCGCGGGCCGCTGAAGACTGGCGAGAGCTAGAGCACATCACCGCTCGCGAGTGGCTGATTCGCCTTGGCGGAGAGCGAGTGTACCGAGTGGTGTGGGAACCCCTGCTGCGTGGGAAGTTCGGCGCGTACGCCGACGACATCGCCGCCGTGTGGATATGGGGAAAGCTGCGGTTGAGAGGTGGCTCACGAGGCCGTAAGCGGCAGGAGGAGCTACTGTACCTCCGGGGCGGCTTCGGACGCCTCGCCGAAGCCATGGCCGAGCATGTCGTGGCGCGGGGCGGGGAAGTGCGTCTCGACGCGCCGGTGACTCAGGTCCTGGTGAAGAGCGGCAGAGCCGAGGGAGTGCGCTTGGCCGACAGCAGAGAACTGAGTGCAGATGCCGTGGTGCTAACGCTCGCACCCGAGCAGGCCTTGGCCTTGTTGCCCCAGGTCCCCGAGCGACTATCCGCCCTGCTCGACGGCATCCCGTACCTCGCTGCGCAGTGCCTTGTCCTAGAGCTTGACCGCAGCCTGTCCGAAGCTTATTGGCTGAATGTGACGGACACCGAAGCCCCGTTCGTGGGCGTCATCGAGCACACCAACTTCGAACCTCCTGATAAGTATGCAGGCAGGCACATCGTGTACCTGTCCAAGTACCTCCCGGCGGAACACCCGGACTACCTGGCCTCCGAGCAGGCGGTTACCGAGAGGTACGTGGAACACCTGACGCGTATGTTCCCGTCCATTCGGGAAGGCTGGCTGCTACGCACGAGCCTGTGGCGAGCCCGCTACGCTCAACCCGTGGTGCTGACCGACTACGGCGGTCGTATCCCTCCGAGGCGGACCGAGGTAGAAGGACTGTGGCTGTGCAACATGGCCCAGGTGTATCCGGAGGACAGGGGTACCAACTACGCCCTGAAGCACGGCTTGGAGTGCGCCGAGCAGATGCTGCGGGCACAAGCAACTCAGCGTGTGGGTGAAGCTATCGAGGTGGCTTGA